A stretch of Ipomoea triloba cultivar NCNSP0323 chromosome 13, ASM357664v1 DNA encodes these proteins:
- the LOC116000815 gene encoding AUGMIN subunit 4-like — MVKELGPGAHNLPADVTQLIDQLERHCLAPDGSLISKSTYYDLQLAREEMTKERQRYLEALAVYIEAVGMVEEYQQALSVANLGGIRDVQGHYPQIGLKNPPQVYEALEHRMVVAEAAQRLRLPLISKDGEVQDDEIEKCILSRSSLDSSVTSVTVSSNSISTNFTNLSASGTAAAGISAPSSSASDASKPSIGGVPNRYLGITPTYLWQTQLLQSPLSMQSPLSMDMAEYQILLSREVGSRLDAKCDKLADVVAIDDIDPSASNQIPTARLPERVKLIIEEIEREEATLREDLYSSDRKFAEYYNVLEQILGVLIKLVKDIKLKHQHKYDELQKTWLSKRCDTMSAKLRVLEHILLLETYTPDTIPALHKIRKYLVESTEEASLAYNKAATRLREYQGVDPHFDMIARQYHDIVKKLENMRWTIQQVEMDLKRLPAHPGA; from the exons ATGGTGAAGGAACTCGGCCCCGGAGCTCACAACCTGCCGGCGGATGTTACTCAGTTGATTGACCAACTAGAGCGCCACTGCTTAGCTCCCGATGGTTCTCTCATTTCCAAATCCACCTACTATGATCTCCAACTC GCGAGGGAGGAGATGACGAAAGAGCGACAGCGCTATTTGGAAGCGTTG GCAGTTTACATAGAAGCAGTTGGGATGGTGGAAGAATATCAGCAAGCTCTTTCTGTGGCTAATCTTGGTGGTATTCGAGACGTTCAGGGCCACTACCCTCAGATCGGTTTGAAAAACCCTCCTCAG GTTTATGAAGCTCTTGAGCATCGGATGGTAGTTGCCGAAGCTGCTCAAAGGTTGAGGCTACCTCTGATTTCCAAAGATGGTGAGGTTCAAGATGATGAAATTGAGAAATGTATACTCTCAAGAAGTTCCCTTGACAGTTCAGTCACCAGTGTTACAGTGAGCTCCAactcaatttcaactaatttcaCTAATCTGTCTGCAAGTGGCACTGCTGCTGCTGGAATTAGTGCTCCATCTAGTAGTGCTAGTGATGCTTCAAAACCTTCTATTGGAGGTGTTCCTAATCGGTACCTTGGAATAACACCTACTTATTTATGGCAAACTCAACTCCTGCAGTCACCACTATCCATGCAATCACCACTATCCATG GACATGGCCGAATATCAGATATTGCTTTCACGTGAGGTCGGGAGTCGGTTAGATGCTAAATGTGATAAGTTAGCAGACGTTGTTGCTATAGACGACATCG ATCCATCAGCTAGTAATCAAATACCAACTGCTCGTCTTCCCGAAAG GGTAAAGTTGATAATTGAGGAGATTGAGAGAGAAGAAGCAACCTTGCGTGAAGATTTGTATTCATCAGACAGAAAATTTGCAGAATATTACAAC GTTTTGGAGCAGATACTAGGAGTGCTTATCAAGCTTGTCAAAGATATAAAGTTGAAACATCAGCATAAATAT GATGAGCTGCAAAAGACTTGGCTGAGCAAAAGATGTGATACCATGAGTGCAAAATTGAG GGTTTTAGAGCACATTCTCCTGCTTGAGACTTATACACCAGACACAATTCCAGCACTCCATAAAATAAG GAAATATTTGGTTGAATCTACAGAAGAAGCTTCACTTGCATATAATAAAGCG GCCACCCGTCTCCGTGAGTATCAGGGTGTTGATCCGCACTTTGACATGATTGCCAGACAATACCATGACATAGTCAAG AAATTGGAAAATATGCGTTGGACTATCCAGCAAGTTGAAATGGACCTGAAGCGTTTGCCCGCTCATCCTGGAGCCTGA